A region from the Populus trichocarpa isolate Nisqually-1 chromosome 18, P.trichocarpa_v4.1, whole genome shotgun sequence genome encodes:
- the LOC7476640 gene encoding receptor-like protein kinase HSL1, translated as MSELPLLLLSILVLVSLPFKVISQDVNAEKTILLNLKQQLGNPSSIQSWNSSSSPCEWPDVYCVEGAVTGLDLGNKNITQTIPASVCDLKNLTYLNLNWNYIPGGFPKLLYNCKKLEELDLSQNYFVGPIPDDIDRLSSLRYLYLQGNNFTGNIPPQIGNLTELRTLFLHQNQFNGTFPKEIGKLSNLEEMALAYIDFVPSSIPVEFGQLKKLRLLWMKLANLIGEIPESLSNLTSLVHLDLAGNDLEGKIPGGLFLLKNLTNLYLFKNKLSGEIPQIVETLNLVEIDLAMNHLNGSITQDFGKLKKLQLLSLFENHLSGEVPASIGLLPELRAFKVFTNNLSGVLPPKMGLHSTLEEFDVSNNQFSGRLPENLCAGGVLQGAVAFENNLSGQVPQSLGNCNSLRTVQLYSNNFSGEIPAGIWTAFNMTYLMLSENSFSGGLPSKLAWNLSRLELNNNRFSGPIPPGVSSWVNLVVFEASNNLFSGEIPVEITSLPHLSNLLLDGNQFSGQLPSTIPSWKSLTSLNLSRNGLSGQIPREIGSLPDLRYLDLSQNHFSGEIPPEFGQLKLIFLNLSSNNLSGKIPDQFDNLAYDNSFLENYKLCAVNPILNLPDCHTKLRDSEKFSFKILSLILVLTVTIFLVTIIVTLFMVRDCPRGKQKRDLASWKLTSFQRLDFTEANILASLTENNLIGSGGSGKVYRIAINRAGDFVAVKRIWSNEEMDHKLEKEFLAEVQILGTIRHANIVKLMCCISSEKSKLLVYEYMENHSLDRWLHGKKRSSSMGASSVRHSVLDWPTRFQIAIGAARGLCYMHHDCSTPIVHRDVKSSNILLDSEFKARIADFGLAKMLAKQGEAHTMSAVAGSFGYIAPEYAYTTKVNEKIDVYSFGVVLLELATGREPNSGDDEDTSLAEWAWRQFGQGKPVSNCLDQEIKEPCFLQEMTAVFNLGLVCTHSLPSNRPSMKDVLEILRRCSPDNNGEKKTVSEFDIVPLLGNVTCLSSNRRSNRLSDDNDDSLVYSV; from the exons ATGTCCGAACTACCCCTCCTACTCCTCTCCATTCTAGTCCTGGTTTCCCTGCCCTTCAAAGTAATTTCCCAAGATGTCAACGCAGAAAAAACTATCCTCCTAAACCTGAAACAACAACTTGGCAATCCATCGTCCATTCAGTCCTGGAACTCATCATCCTCACCGTGTGAGTGGCCAGACGTGTACTGTGTCGAAGGCGCGGTGACTGGACTTGATCTTGGTAATAAAAACATTACACAGACAATCCCAGCATCAGTTTGTGACCTGAAAAACCTGACATATCTCAACCTGAATTGGAACTACATTCCAGGAGGATTTCCAAAACTTTTGTACAACTGTAAAAAGCTTGAGGAATTGGATCTGTCTCAGAATTATTTTGTTGGTCCGATACCTGATGATATTGATAGATTATCAAGTCTCAGGTATCTATACCTTCAGGGTAACAACTTCACTGGCAATATTCCACCACAGATAGGCAACTTGACAGAGTTGCGAACGCTGTTTCTGCACCAGAATCAGTTCAACGGTACGTTTCCTAAGGAGATTGGTAAGTTGTCCAATCTTGAAGAAATGGCGTTGGCGTATATTGATTTTGTGCCCTCTTCAATTCCAGTGGAGTTTGGTCAGTTAAAGAAGTTGAGGCTCTTGTGGATGAAACTCGCTAATTTGATTGGTGAAATCCCTGAGAGTTTGAGCAATCTTACGAGTCTTGTGCACTTGGATTTAGCTGGAAACGATTTGGAAGGTAAAATTCCTGGTGGGTTGTTTTTGTTGAAGAATTTGACTAATTTGTAtctctttaaaaataagttgtcTGGTGAGATACCTCAGATAGTTGAAACGTTGAATTTGGTGGAGATTGATCTTGCAATGAACCATTTGAATGGTTCGATTACACAAGATTTTGGCAAGTTGAAAAAATTGCAACTTCTGAGTCTCTTTGAAAATCACTTGTCTGGTGAGGTGCCAGCAAGTATAGGCCTTCTTCCTGAGTTGAGAGCATTTAAGGTTTTCACCAACAACTTGAGTGGAGTCTTGCCACCAAAAATGGGCCTTCATTCAACACTTGAAGAATTTGATGTTTCAAACAATCAATTTAGTGGCCGACTGCCTGAAAATTTGTGTGCTGGAGGTGTCTTGCAGGGTGCAGTTGCCTTCGAAAATAATCTCTCTGGGCAGGTACCTCAATCTCTTGGAAATTGCAACAGTTTGCGCACGGTTCAACTTTACAGTAACAACTTTTCAGGCGAGATACCAGCAGGTATTTGGACAGCCTTCAATATGACTTACTTGATGTTAAGTGAGAATTCCTTTTCGGGGGGGCTTCCAAGCAAGCTGGCATGGAATCTGTCGAGGTTGGAACTCAATAACAACAGATTTTCCGGTCCAATTCCTCCTGGAGTCTCTAGCTGGGTGAACTTGGTTGTTTTTGAGGCGAGCAACAATCTGTTTTCTGGTGAAATTCCAGTGGAAATAACGAGTCTGCCCCACCTTTCAAATCTTCTGCTTGACGGGAATCAATTTTCAGGTCAACTCCCTTCCACGATACCATCTTGGAAATCTTTGACTAGTTTGAATCTCTCAAGAAATGGACTTTCTGGCCAGATCCCAAGGGAGATTGGGTCTTTACCTGACCTGCGTTATTTAGATTTGTCTCAAAACCATTTCTCTGGTGAAATCCCTCCTGAATTCGGTCAGCTGAAACTTATTTTCCTCAATTTGTCCTCCAATAATCTATCTGGGAAAATCCCAGATCAGTTTGATAACCTTGCCTATGATAACAGCTTCCTGGAAAATTATAAACTCTGTGCTGTTAATCCAATTCTAAATCTTCCAGATTGCCATACCAAACTTCGTGACTCAGAAAAATTCTCATTCAAAATTCTTTCCTTGATTCTGGTTCTTACTGTGACCATTTTTCTAGTCACTATTATAGTCACCTTGTTTATGGTTAGGGACTGCCCGAGAGGAAAGCAAAAACGTGATCTGGCATCGTGGAAGCTGACATCATTCCAGAGATTGGACTTCACAGAAGCAAACATTTTGGCAAGTTTGACAGAAAATAATCTGATTGGAAGTGGAGGATCAGGGAAGGTATACCGGATTGCCATAAACCGTGCAGGTGACTTTGTTGCTGTCAAGAGGATTTGGAGTAATGAAGAAATGGATCACAAGCTTGAAAAGGAATTTTTGGCAGAGGTTCAGATACTGGGAACAATTAGGCATGCAAACATAGTTAAATTAATGTGCTGTATTTCAAGTGAGAAATCAAAGCTTCTTGTTTATGAGTACATGGAGAACCATAGCCTTGATAGATGGCTTCATGGAAAGAAGAGAAGTTCATCAATGGGAGCAAGTTCGGTCCGTCATTCTGTCTTGGATTGGCCCACGAGGTTCCAGATTGCCATTGGAGCTGCACGAGGCCTATGCTACATGCACCATGACTGCTCCACTCCAATCGTTCATCGAGACGTGAAGTCCAGTAATATCTTGTTGGATTCTGAATTCAAGGCAAGAATAGCAGATTTTGGACTGGCCAAAATGTTGGCTAAGCAAGGAGAGGCTCATACCATGTCTGCTGTAGCAGGTTCCTTCGGTTATATTGCTCCTG AGTACGCCTATACAACAAAAGTGAACGAAAAAATCGATGTGTATAGCTTCGGAGTTGTACTCCTGGAATTGGCGACCGGAAGAGAACCTAATAGTGGAGATGATGAGGATACAAGCCTTGCAGAATGGGCGTGGCGGCAGTTTGGACAGGGGAAGCCTGTTTCTAATTGCCTTGACCAGGAGATTAAGGAACCGTGTTTCTTGCAAGAGATGACCGCTGTATTCAACCTAGGACTCGTTTGCACTCACTCTTTACCATCCAACAGACCTTCTATGAAAGATGTTTTGGAGATCCTGCGCCGATGTTCTCCAGACAATAACGGTGAGAAAAAGACAGTTTCCGAGTTTGATATTGTTCCTCTTCTGGGAAATGTTACTTGTCTTTCAAGTAACAGACGCAGTAACAGACTGTCTGACGACAACGACGACAGCTTAGTTTACAGCGTATGA